Proteins found in one Streptococcus mitis genomic segment:
- a CDS encoding ABC transporter substrate-binding protein/permease, whose amino-acid sequence MKKKFLAFLLILFPIFSLGIAKAETIKIVSDTAYAPFEFKDSDQTYKGIDVDIINKVAEIKGWNIQMSYPGFDAAVNAVQAGQADAIMAGMTKTTEREKVFTMSDTYYDTKVVIATTKAHKISQYDQLKGKTVGVKNGTAAQRFLESIKDKYGFSIKTFDTGDLMNNSLAAGAIDAMMDDKPVIEYAINQGQDLHIEMDGEAVGSFAFGVKKGSKYEHLVTEFNQALAEMKKDGSLDKIIKKWTASSSSAVPTTTTAAGLKATPVKAKYIIASDSSFAPFVFQNSSNQFTGIDMDLIKAIAKDQGFEIEITNPGFDAAISAVQAGQADGIIAGMSVTDARKATFDFSESYYTANTILGVKESSTIASYEDLKGKTVGVKNGTASQTFLTENQSKYGYKIKTFADGSSMYDSLNTGAIDAVMDDEPVLKYSISQGQKLKTPIAGTPIGETAFAVKKGANPELIEMFNNGLANLKANGEFQKILDKYLASESSSASTSTVDETTIWGLLQNNYKQLLSGLGITLALALISFAIAIVIGIIFGMFSVSPYKSLRVISEIFVDVIRGIPLMILAAFIFWGIPNFIESITGQQSPINDFVAGTIALSLNAAAYIAEIVRGGIQAVPIGQMEASRSLGISYGKTMRKIILPQATKLMLPNFVNQFVIALKDTTIVSAIGLVELFQTGKIIIARNYQSFKMYAILAIFYLVIITLLTKLAKRLEKRIR is encoded by the coding sequence ATGAAGAAAAAATTTCTAGCATTTTTGCTAATTTTATTCCCAATTTTCTCATTAGGTATTGCGAAAGCTGAGACGATTAAGATTGTTTCTGATACCGCCTATGCACCTTTTGAGTTTAAAGATTCAGATCAAACTTATAAAGGAATTGATGTTGACATTATCAACAAAGTCGCTGAGATTAAAGGATGGAACATTCAGATGTCCTATCCTGGATTTGATGCAGCGGTCAATGCGGTTCAAGCTGGTCAAGCTGACGCAATCATGGCAGGAATGACAAAAACTACAGAACGTGAAAAAGTTTTCACCATGTCTGATACTTACTATGATACAAAAGTTGTCATTGCAACTACAAAGGCACACAAGATTAGTCAGTACGACCAATTAAAAGGTAAAACTGTTGGTGTTAAAAACGGAACAGCCGCTCAACGTTTCCTTGAAAGTATTAAGGACAAATACGGCTTTAGCATTAAAACATTTGATACTGGTGATTTGATGAACAACAGCTTGGCTGCTGGTGCTATCGATGCTATGATGGATGACAAACCTGTTATCGAGTATGCAATTAACCAAGGTCAAGACCTCCATATTGAAATGGATGGTGAAGCTGTAGGAAGTTTTGCTTTCGGTGTTAAAAAAGGAAGCAAATACGAGCACCTGGTTACTGAATTTAACCAAGCCTTGGCTGAAATGAAAAAAGATGGTAGTCTTGATAAAATCATCAAGAAATGGACTGCATCATCTTCTTCAGCAGTACCAACCACAACGACTGCAGCTGGTCTAAAAGCAACTCCTGTTAAAGCTAAATACATCATTGCCAGTGATTCTTCTTTTGCACCTTTTGTGTTCCAAAACTCAAGTAACCAATTTACTGGTATTGATATGGACTTGATTAAGGCAATCGCTAAAGATCAAGGTTTTGAAATTGAAATCACCAACCCTGGTTTCGATGCCGCTATCAGTGCTGTTCAAGCTGGACAAGCTGATGGTATCATTGCTGGTATGTCTGTCACAGATGCTCGTAAGGCAACTTTTGACTTCTCAGAATCATACTACACTGCTAATACAATCCTTGGTGTCAAAGAATCAAGCACCATTGCTTCTTATGAAGATTTAAAAGGAAAGACAGTTGGTGTTAAAAACGGAACTGCCTCTCAAACCTTCCTAACAGAAAATCAAAGCAAATACGGTTACAAAATCAAAACTTTTGCTGATGGTTCTTCAATGTATGACAGTTTAAACACTGGTGCCATTGATGCCGTTATGGATGATGAACCTGTTCTCAAATATTCTATCAGCCAAGGACAAAAATTGAAAACACCAATCGCTGGAACTCCAATCGGTGAAACAGCCTTTGCCGTTAAAAAAGGAGCAAATCCAGAATTGATTGAAATGTTCAACAACGGACTTGCAAACCTTAAAGCAAACGGAGAATTCCAAAAGATTCTTGATAAATACCTAGCTAGCGAATCTTCATCTGCTTCAACAAGCACTGTTGATGAAACAACTATCTGGGGCTTGCTTCAAAACAACTACAAACAACTCCTTAGTGGTCTTGGTATCACTCTTGCTCTAGCTCTTATCTCATTTGCTATTGCCATTGTCATCGGGATTATCTTCGGTATGTTTAGCGTTAGCCCCTACAAATCTCTTCGCGTCATCTCTGAGATTTTCGTAGACGTTATCCGTGGTATCCCATTGATGATTCTTGCAGCCTTCATCTTCTGGGGAATTCCAAACTTCATTGAGTCTATCACAGGCCAACAAAGCCCAATTAACGACTTTGTAGCTGGTACTATTGCCCTATCGCTCAATGCAGCCGCTTATATCGCTGAGATTGTTCGTGGTGGTATTCAAGCCGTTCCAATTGGACAAATGGAAGCCAGCCGCAGCTTGGGTATCTCTTATGGAAAAACCATGCGTAAGATTATCTTGCCACAAGCAACTAAATTGATGTTGCCAAACTTTGTCAACCAATTCGTTATCGCTCTTAAAGATACAACTATCGTATCTGCTATCGGTTTGGTGGAACTCTTCCAAACTGGTAAGATTATCATAGCCCGTAACTACCAAAGTTTTAAGATGTATGCAATCCTTGCTATCTTCTATCTTGTAATTATCACACTTTTGACTAAACTAGCGAAACGCTTAGAAAAGAGGATTCGTTAA
- a CDS encoding CPBP family intramembrane glutamic endopeptidase, producing MKNKRILKDFETSKMSLNIYTSPLLAFVFVFIGEFVAFTLYGISLLALIGLARNFGETGQNLATYLQTLQQSLMDKTSDFHLILDLLAFGFILNTVFRWTRKVEKRSIRTLGFYKENFLSNLFKGFGLGLALFLLTLLGLVVLGQYRFESIHLNPYSLIFVVFTIPFWILQGTAEEVVSRAWLLPQLASRTNLKLAVLISSLFFTLLHIGNSGLTLLSLVNLFLFGVAMSLYLLKTDTVWGVAGIHGAWNFAQGNLFGILVSGQPSGTSLMTFLPQGDQVWLSGGSFGIEGSIMTSLVLLLLIVYLGYKL from the coding sequence ATGAAGAACAAAAGAATCTTAAAAGACTTTGAAACTTCTAAAATGAGTTTAAACATTTACACAAGCCCCTTGTTAGCCTTTGTTTTTGTCTTTATAGGAGAGTTTGTGGCTTTTACTTTATATGGTATTAGTTTGTTAGCTCTTATCGGACTTGCTAGAAATTTTGGAGAGACTGGTCAAAATCTTGCAACCTATTTGCAGACCTTGCAGCAGAGCTTGATGGATAAAACAAGTGACTTTCATTTAATTTTAGATTTACTGGCCTTTGGTTTTATTCTTAACACTGTGTTCAGATGGACTAGAAAAGTTGAGAAAAGATCTATTCGAACTTTAGGATTTTATAAAGAAAATTTCCTCAGCAATCTTTTTAAAGGATTTGGTCTAGGCCTGGCACTTTTTCTTCTGACCTTGTTAGGTTTGGTGGTCTTGGGGCAATATCGTTTTGAGTCCATTCATTTGAATCCTTATTCGCTTATCTTTGTTGTCTTTACTATCCCATTTTGGATTTTACAGGGGACAGCAGAAGAAGTGGTGTCCCGTGCTTGGCTCCTTCCTCAGTTGGCTTCACGAACCAATTTAAAACTTGCTGTTCTTATATCTAGCCTGTTCTTTACCCTGCTTCATATAGGCAATTCTGGTCTAACACTACTATCTCTAGTAAATCTCTTTTTATTCGGAGTTGCCATGTCACTTTACCTTCTCAAAACCGATACAGTTTGGGGTGTTGCAGGTATTCATGGGGCTTGGAATTTTGCTCAGGGAAATCTTTTTGGGATTTTAGTTAGCGGTCAGCCGTCAGGAACGTCTTTGATGACCTTTTTACCACAAGGCGATCAAGTCTGGCTATCAGGTGGTTCTTTTGGCATAGAAGGTTCTATCATGACAAGTCTAGTCTTGTTACTTTTGATTGTCTATCTTGGCTATAAATTATAG
- a CDS encoding amino acid ABC transporter ATP-binding protein, which translates to MAKLKIDVNDLHKSYGKNEVLKGITTKFYEGDVVCIIGPSGSGKSTFLRSLNLLEEVTSGHITVNGYDLTEKTTNVDHVRENIGMVFQHFNLFPHMSVLDNITFAPIEHKLMTKEEAEKLGMELLDKVGLADKANANPDSLSGGQKQRVAIARGLAMNPDIMLFDEPTSALDPEMVGDVLNVMKELAEQGMTMIIVTHEMGFARQVANRVIFTADGEFLEDGTPDQIFDNPQHPRLKDFLDKVLNV; encoded by the coding sequence ATGGCAAAATTAAAAATTGATGTAAATGATTTACACAAAAGCTACGGAAAAAATGAAGTTTTAAAAGGAATTACGACTAAGTTCTATGAAGGAGATGTTGTTTGTATCATCGGTCCTTCGGGTTCTGGTAAGTCAACTTTCCTCCGTAGCCTTAATCTTCTAGAAGAAGTTACTAGCGGTCACATCACTGTGAACGGTTATGACTTAACTGAAAAAACAACCAACGTCGATCACGTCCGTGAAAATATCGGAATGGTTTTCCAACACTTCAACCTCTTCCCACACATGTCTGTATTGGACAACATTACTTTTGCTCCAATTGAGCACAAGTTGATGACTAAGGAAGAAGCTGAGAAATTGGGAATGGAGTTGCTTGACAAGGTTGGACTAGCAGATAAAGCTAATGCTAACCCAGATAGCCTATCCGGTGGTCAAAAACAACGTGTGGCTATCGCTCGTGGACTAGCAATGAATCCAGACATCATGCTCTTTGATGAACCAACTTCTGCACTTGACCCTGAGATGGTCGGAGACGTACTAAACGTTATGAAGGAGTTGGCTGAGCAAGGTATGACCATGATTATCGTCACCCATGAGATGGGATTTGCTCGTCAGGTTGCCAACCGCGTTATCTTTACTGCAGATGGCGAGTTCCTAGAAGACGGAACACCTGATCAAATCTTTGACAACCCTCAACACCCTCGTCTGAAAGATTTCTTGGACAAGGTCTTAAACGTCTAA